ACGCTGGACCGCGTCGCTTCCCTGGCCCGGCTACGCCACATCGACGACCGCCTGGCCCGAAGACTCGAGTCCATATGGGAATTCGTCCAAATGCGCCGTCTCCAGGCCGGTCTTAAAAATTCGAACCTGGAATGCGGCCCGAGCTGGATTCGACCCTACCAACTGCCCAAGATGGAAATGCGGGAACTGAAATCGGGAATCCAGGCCGTCCAGGAATTCGTCAACCTCGTCGTGGCCGGGGCCGCCTACTGATGGTCGCAACGATCTGGAAATGGATATGGGGGATGATGTTCTCCCTGGCTGTCCTGTGCTCCATGGCCTCGGCCGAGTCCGTCATCAGGGCCGAGTCCGGGATTCTCGTCCTCCAGGTCCTGGCCGGAAGCCAGGCCGAAAAGGCCGGCCTCCTCGAAGACGACTTGATCATCGGCTACAACCGGGTCCGGGTCCGCAAGGTCCAGGATCTGATGACCGCCG
This sequence is a window from Deltaproteobacteria bacterium. Protein-coding genes within it:
- a CDS encoding PDZ domain-containing protein, producing the protein MRPELDSTLPTAQDGNAGTEIGNPGRPGIRQPRRGRGRLLMVATIWKWIWGMMFSLAVLCSMASAESVIRAESGILVLQVLAGSQAEKAGLLEDDLIIGYNRVRVRKVQDLMTAVANTGRDQVPIVLYREGEKRTIWAGKGKLGIYIDTGVVICPPGGCTLD